A window from Elusimicrobiota bacterium encodes these proteins:
- a CDS encoding ACT domain-containing protein codes for MPNKPGALTRLAALFSEKGINILGIASEVRDDSGLVRIALENDAEVSSILSSAGFSSVETHILSVEVDDKPGELLRVAAALADGKINITTVYGTSVEGAKTSRILIAAQNTDRALEILQKLGSGAPSNA; via the coding sequence ATGCCGAACAAGCCGGGGGCGCTCACGCGCCTCGCGGCTTTGTTCTCTGAGAAGGGGATCAACATCCTCGGGATCGCCTCCGAGGTCCGCGACGACTCGGGCCTGGTGCGCATCGCGCTCGAGAACGACGCCGAGGTGTCCTCGATCCTGTCGTCGGCGGGCTTCTCCAGCGTGGAGACCCACATCCTCTCGGTGGAGGTCGACGACAAGCCCGGAGAGCTCCTGCGGGTGGCCGCGGCGCTGGCCGACGGCAAGATCAACATCACGACGGTCTACGGCACCTCCGTGGAGGGCGCGAAGACCTCGCGGATCCTCATCGCGGCCCAGAACACCGACCGCGCCCTGGAGATCCTCCAAAAGCTCGGCTCCGGCGCCCCCAGCAACGCTTGA
- a CDS encoding class II glutamine amidotransferase, whose protein sequence is MCRLFAQVSTDPVSARDVLADSEFSLLRQADADPANPQKDGWGLAWFGADGEPRVVKSGRPAPEERERFASAAGEARSGVVLGHIRAASKGIGIDDGRAHPFTDEGWVFIHNGTLFIHREVAEALGPRRARLKTDSDTEVYFQQFLKFVAEGKSPSEAFEACVAEDWRLWESCRSRYPGLPAPYSSLNAIASGGKGIHALCHAAHRGLAEHGVCHPDQPWSVMSFSIRDGRFLLASEGVDGGDWTRLAPPETISAVPSPRGVDVRRRPLKLVGPLGPVPEVSRS, encoded by the coding sequence ATGTGCCGTCTCTTCGCGCAAGTCTCTACTGATCCCGTTTCCGCCCGCGACGTCCTGGCGGACTCGGAGTTCTCCCTGCTGCGCCAGGCCGACGCCGACCCGGCCAACCCTCAGAAGGACGGCTGGGGCCTCGCCTGGTTCGGGGCCGACGGCGAGCCCCGGGTGGTCAAGAGCGGGCGCCCGGCTCCCGAGGAAAGGGAGCGGTTCGCATCCGCCGCCGGAGAGGCCCGCTCCGGCGTGGTGCTCGGCCACATCCGCGCCGCCTCGAAGGGCATCGGGATCGACGACGGCCGCGCGCATCCCTTCACGGACGAGGGCTGGGTCTTCATCCACAACGGGACCCTGTTCATCCACCGGGAGGTCGCCGAGGCGCTCGGTCCCCGCCGCGCGCGCCTGAAGACGGACAGCGACACCGAGGTCTATTTCCAGCAGTTCCTGAAGTTCGTCGCCGAGGGGAAGAGCCCCTCGGAGGCCTTCGAGGCCTGCGTCGCCGAGGACTGGCGGCTGTGGGAGTCGTGCCGCTCCCGCTACCCGGGACTTCCGGCGCCCTACTCGAGCCTCAACGCGATCGCCTCCGGCGGGAAAGGGATCCACGCGCTCTGCCACGCCGCCCACCGGGGGCTCGCCGAGCACGGCGTCTGCCATCCGGACCAGCCGTGGTCGGTCATGAGCTTCTCGATCCGCGACGGCCGGTTCCTGCTCGCCAGCGAGGGCGTCGACGGGGGGGACTGGACGCGCCTGGCCCCGCCCGAGACGATCTCCGCCGTCCCGTCCCCGCGCGGCGTCGACGTGCGCCGCCGTCCTCTCAAGCTCGTCGGTCCGCTCGGCCCAGTCCCGGAGGTCTCCCGCTCATGA
- a CDS encoding HEAT repeat domain-containing protein, with product MKYVLLVCAIAVAGFMAYKEFKPVPPPPPPPPPPAILSEPAPVINEEEQAKILKSTEDQDPSVRWEAVLLLDKMKSPQAMPVIFHMLKKDLEPTLRIKACELLSDRRGADVLDALVGALKDQEPDVRLASLRAIEKIGDYSVAGVIATGPIKDQEETVRLQALKTLNTLQDKKQAEIEAARVRYEQEKAAAAEAAKKG from the coding sequence ATGAAATACGTCCTGCTCGTCTGCGCCATCGCCGTCGCCGGCTTCATGGCCTACAAGGAGTTCAAGCCGGTCCCTCCGCCGCCCCCGCCGCCGCCGCCGCCCGCGATCCTCTCCGAGCCCGCGCCCGTGATCAACGAGGAGGAGCAGGCCAAGATCCTCAAGTCCACCGAGGACCAGGATCCCAGCGTGCGCTGGGAGGCCGTCCTGCTCCTCGACAAGATGAAGTCGCCGCAGGCGATGCCGGTCATCTTCCACATGCTCAAGAAGGACCTCGAGCCGACGCTGCGCATCAAGGCCTGCGAGCTGCTGAGCGACCGGCGCGGCGCCGACGTGCTCGACGCTCTCGTCGGCGCGCTGAAGGACCAGGAGCCGGACGTGCGCCTCGCCTCGCTGCGCGCGATCGAGAAGATCGGCGACTACTCGGTGGCGGGCGTCATCGCCACGGGGCCGATCAAGGACCAGGAGGAGACCGTCCGCCTCCAGGCCCTCAAGACGCTGAACACCCTCCAGGATAAGAAGCAGGCCGAGATCGAGGCCGCGCGCGTGCGCTACGAGCAGGAAAAAGCGGCGGCGGCGGAAGCGGCCAAGAAGGGATAG